In Sphaeramia orbicularis chromosome 12, fSphaOr1.1, whole genome shotgun sequence, the following proteins share a genomic window:
- the slc4a5b gene encoding electrogenic sodium bicarbonate cotransporter 4 isoform X3 → MDHHDWQRGRSRGHRHYDDDDEAQPVYIGVPVSHRRKRRRHHSYASNADREARHSHHDHHTHHEHSHQGYYHDREEHYDDDEGSTESHEPVDPTVSPAAERLRHILGEDDSTPTPTIFTEMDTLQHEGGELEWKESARWVKFEEKVEEGGERWSKPHVSTLTLHSLFELRTCLQTGSILLDLEGYSLPQIVDEIVDRHIADGLLAPDLKEKISYVLLRKHRHQTKKPIHRSLADIGKSSNAASSRSPQVNLSRSTSSASGIHRSTEDLRSRQSSSLGRLHQTQSRSMNDISDTPSTDQLKNKFMKKIPRDAEASNVLIGEVDFLEKPFVSFVRLSQATTLGGLTEVPVPTRFLFILLGPPGKTKSYNEIGRAIATLMVDDLFSDVAYKARDRDDLIAGVDEFLDEVIVLPPGEWDPKIRIEPPKKVPSAEMRKSVLNLNELGQMNGSAGGAAGGEDEDLPAQHELGEELKFTGRFCGGLWLDIKRKLPWYCSDIYDGFHIQSISAVLFIYLGCITNAITFGGLLGDATDNYQGVMESFLGTALAGTVFCLFGGQPLIILSSTGPILIFEKLLYEFSKNNSIDYMELRLWIGLHACFQCFVLVLSDASYIIKYMTRFTEEGFSSLISFIFISDAIKKMAGALKYYPINRGFKPDYITSYKCECIAPDQDMDWTQLSKKECEKYGGALVGNACKYVPDLALMSFILFFGTYSMTVSLKKFKFSRYFPTKLRKLISDFSIFMSIMSFVGLDMLMGLDTPKLIVPTEFKPTRSDRGWLVMPFGKNPWWWYVASFIPALLVTILIFMDQQISAVIVNRKENKLKKGCGYHLDLFWVGILMAVCSFMGLPWYVAATVISIAHIDSLKMESETSAPGEQPQFLGVREQRLTGILVFVLTGLSVFLAPILQYIPMPVLYGVFLYMGVASLSGIQFWERIKLYLMPLKHQPDFSFLRHVPLRRVHLFTLVQIVCLAVLWILKSTFLAIIFPVMILGLMVVRKLLDLMFSQHDLAWLDDLLPDKDKKKKEDEKKKKKEKKAAEPESDEEEMNPYSTVTSDQNELDRSITLHLKISCPPSPARSQMSLAPGDAPAHSPPPPQLPPVPQVRVQVESDYEESDFYSKKHRLCPPNNEHPPEIHRDFYHKLRAHFEDSCAETVL, encoded by the exons ATGGACCATCATGACTGGCAGAGAGGGAGAAGCAGAGGTCACAGGcactatgatgatgatgatg agGCTCAGCCAGTCTACATTGGTGTTCCAGTTTCTCACAGAAGAAAAAGGCGCAGACATCACTCCTATGCCAGCAATGCTGACCGTGAAGCACGTCACTCACACCATGACCATCACACACACCACGAACACTCACATCAGGGGTATTACCACGACAGAGAGGAGCACTATGACGACGATGAGGGCAGTACAGAGAGCCATGAACCTGTGGACCCCACAG tgTCACCTGCAGCTGAACGGTTGCGCCACATACTGGGAGAAGATGACAGCACCCCGACACCCACAATATTCACCGAGATGGACACACTCCAGCATGAGGGGGGTGAATTAGAGTGGAAAGAGTCTGCGAG GTGGGTGAAGTTTGAAGAGAaagtagaagaaggaggagaaagatgGAGCAAGCCTCATGTGTCCACGCTGACCCTCCACAGCCTGTTTGAGCTCAGGACCTGCCTGCAGACAGGAAGCATCCTCCTGGATCTGGAGGGCTACTCGCTGCCACAGATCGTGG ATGAGATCGTGGATCGGCACATAGCTGACGGACTCCTCGCTCCAGACCTGAAAGAAAAGATCAGCTATGTGTTGCTCAGAAAGCATCGCCACCAGACTAAGAAACCAATCCACCGCTCGCTGGCAGACATAGGAAAGTCCTCCAATGCTGCTTCCA GCCGTAGTCCTCAGGTTAATCTGAGTCGTAGTACTAGTTCAGCTTCTGGGATCCACCGCTCCACAGAAGACCTACGCTCTCGGCAGTCAAGCAGCCTTGGCCGCCTGC atcaaacccAGAGCCGAAGCATGAATGATATTTCAGATACGCCGAGCACAGACCAG CTGAAGAATAAGTTCATGAAGAAGATTCCTCGAGATGCTGAGGCTTCCAATGTCTTAATTGGTGAGGTGGACTTTCTGGAGAAACCCTTTGTTTCCTTTGTCCGTTTGTCTCAGGCCACGACTCTGGGAGGCCTGACTGAGGTCCCAGTGCCGACCAG GTTCCTCTTCATCCTGCTGGGTCCTCCTGGAAAAACCAAGTCCTACAATGAGATTGGCAGAGCTATTGCTACGCTTATGGTGGATGAT CTGTTCAGTGATGTTGCATATAAAGCAAGGGACCGTGATGACCTGATAGCAGGTGTTGATGAGTTTTTGGACGAGGTGATCGTCCTTCCTCCAGGGGAATGGGATCCTAAAATCCGCATTGAACCTCCAAAGAAAGTTCCATCTGCAGAAATGAG GAAGTCAGTGCTGAACCTGAATGAGCTGGGTCAGATGAACGGCTCAGCTGGTGGGGCAGCAGGAGGAGAAGATGAGGACCTTCCAGCTCAACATGAACTGGGAGAGGAGCTGAAATTCACTGGGAG ATTTTGCGGTGGATTATGGTTGGACATCAAAAGGAAGCTCCCTTGGTATTGTAGCGATATCTACGATGGCTTCCATATCCAGTCCATCTCTGCTGTGCTGTTCATTTACTTGGGCTGCATCACCAACGCCATCACCTTCGGAGGACTGCTAGGCGACGCAACTGATAACTACCAG GGTGTGATGGAGAGTTTCCTGGGCACTGCTCTGGCAGGgacagtgttttgtttatttggtgGGCAGCCTCTCATCATCCTCAGTTCTACCGGACCCATTCTCATCTTTGAAAAACTGCTTTATGAATTTAGCAA GAATAATAGCATAGACTACATGGAGCTGCGTCTGTGGATCGGCCTTCACGCATGCTTCCAGTGTTTTGTGCTTGTTCTATCGGATGCCAGCTACATCATCAAGTACATGACCCGCTTTACTGAGGAGGGGTTCTCCAGCCTCATCTCCTTCATATTCATCTCAGATGCCATTAAGAAGATG GCCGGAGCCTTAAAATATTACCCAATCAACCGCGGCTTCAAACCTGATTACATCACATCTTACAAGTGTGAATGCATCGCTCCAGACCAGG ACATGGACTGGACTCAGCTCAGTAAGAAAGAGTGTGAGAAATATGGCGGCGCACTGGTGGGAAACGCCTGTAAGTATGTTCCCGACCTGGCCCTTATGTCCTTCATCCTGTTCTTTGGCACCTACTCCATGACTGTTTCTCTCAAGAAGTTCAAGTTCAGCCGCTACTtcccaacaaag CTCAGGAAGCTTATCAGTGATTTTTCCATCTTCATGTCAATCATGTCCTTTGTGGGTCTGGATATGTTGATGGGGTTAGACACACCTAAACTAATTGTACCAACTGAGTTCAAG cCGACACGCTCTGACCGTGGCTGGTTGGTGATGCCGTTTGGTAAGAACCCCTGGTGGTGGTATGTGGCCAGCTTCATCCCTGCTCTCCTTGTCACCATCCTCATCTTCATGGACCAGCAGATCAGCGCTGTTATTGTCAACCGCAAGGAAAATAAACTTAAG AAAGGTTGTGGCTACCATCTGGACCTCTTCTGGGTGGGTATACTCATGGCGGTGTGTTCCTTCATGGGTCTGCCCTGGTATGTCGCAGCTACCGTCATCTCGATTGCTCACATAGACTCTCTGAAGATGGAGAGTGAGACCAGCGCCCCTGGAGAGCAGCCCCAGTTCCTCGGAGTCAG GGAGCAGAGACTGACAGGCATTTTGGTGTTTGTCCTGACTGGACTGTCCGTCTTCCTTGCTCCTATCCTTCAG TACATTCCCATGCCAGTCCTCTATGGAGTCTTCCTTTACATGGGAGTAGCCTCATTAAGTGGAATCCAG TTCTGGGAACGTATCAAACTGTATCTGATGCCACTAAAACACCAACCTGACTTCTCATTCCTGCGTCATGTTCCTCTGAGACGTGTCCATCTCTTCACCCTCGTCCAGATCGTCTGTCTCGCTGTCCTCTGGATCCTCAAGTCCACATTCCTGGCTATTATCTTTCCAGTAATG ATCCTGGGTCTGATGGTTGTGCGGAAGCTGCTGGATCTAATGTTCTCTCAGCATGACTTGGCCTGGCTGGATGACCTCCTGCCCGACAAAgataagaagaagaaggaggacgagaagaagaagaagaaagagaagaaggcaGCAGAACCGGAGAGCGATGAGGAG GAGATGAACCCGTACTCAACTGTCACGTCCGATCAAAATGAGCTAGACCGCAG CATCACCTTGCACCTGAAGATCTCCTGCCCCCCCTCACCTGCCCGATCCCAGATGAGCCTTGCCCCCGGGGACGCTCCTGCACACTCTCCGCCGCCGCCACAGCTTCCACCCGTGCCCCAGGTCCGCGTCCAGGTGGAGTCAGACTACGAGGAGTCTGACTTCTACTCCAAGAAACACCGCCTCTGCCCCCCTAATAATGAgcatccacctgaaatacacagaGACTTCTACCATAAACTGCGGGCTCACTTTGAGGACTCCTGTGCAGAAACGGTCCTGTAG
- the slc4a5b gene encoding electrogenic sodium bicarbonate cotransporter 4 isoform X1 codes for MDHHDWQRGRSRGHRHYDDDDEAQPVYIGVPVSHRRKRRRHHSYASNADREARHSHHDHHTHHEHSHQGYYHDREEHYDDDEGSTESHEPVDPTVSPAAERLRHILGEDDSTPTPTIFTEMDTLQHEGGELEWKESARWVKFEEKVEEGGERWSKPHVSTLTLHSLFELRTCLQTGSILLDLEGYSLPQIVDEIVDRHIADGLLAPDLKEKISYVLLRKHRHQTKKPIHRSLADIGKSSNAASSRSPQVNLSRSTSSASGIHRSTEDLRSRQSSSLGRLHQTQSRSMNDISDTPSTDQLKNKFMKKIPRDAEASNVLIGEVDFLEKPFVSFVRLSQATTLGGLTEVPVPTRFLFILLGPPGKTKSYNEIGRAIATLMVDDLFSDVAYKARDRDDLIAGVDEFLDEVIVLPPGEWDPKIRIEPPKKVPSAEMRKSVLNLNELGQMNGSAGGAAGGEDEDLPAQHELGEELKFTGRFCGGLWLDIKRKLPWYCSDIYDGFHIQSISAVLFIYLGCITNAITFGGLLGDATDNYQGVMESFLGTALAGTVFCLFGGQPLIILSSTGPILIFEKLLYEFSKNNSIDYMELRLWIGLHACFQCFVLVLSDASYIIKYMTRFTEEGFSSLISFIFISDAIKKMAGALKYYPINRGFKPDYITSYKCECIAPDQASVLGLNVSAPVADDNMTLLFNLTDMDWTQLSKKECEKYGGALVGNACKYVPDLALMSFILFFGTYSMTVSLKKFKFSRYFPTKLRKLISDFSIFMSIMSFVGLDMLMGLDTPKLIVPTEFKPTRSDRGWLVMPFGKNPWWWYVASFIPALLVTILIFMDQQISAVIVNRKENKLKKGCGYHLDLFWVGILMAVCSFMGLPWYVAATVISIAHIDSLKMESETSAPGEQPQFLGVREQRLTGILVFVLTGLSVFLAPILQYIPMPVLYGVFLYMGVASLSGIQFWERIKLYLMPLKHQPDFSFLRHVPLRRVHLFTLVQIVCLAVLWILKSTFLAIIFPVMILGLMVVRKLLDLMFSQHDLAWLDDLLPDKDKKKKEDEKKKKKEKKAAEPESDEEEMNPYSTVTSDQNELDRSITLHLKISCPPSPARSQMSLAPGDAPAHSPPPPQLPPVPQVRVQVESDYEESDFYSKKHRLCPPNNEHPPEIHRDFYHKLRAHFEDSCAETVL; via the exons ATGGACCATCATGACTGGCAGAGAGGGAGAAGCAGAGGTCACAGGcactatgatgatgatgatg agGCTCAGCCAGTCTACATTGGTGTTCCAGTTTCTCACAGAAGAAAAAGGCGCAGACATCACTCCTATGCCAGCAATGCTGACCGTGAAGCACGTCACTCACACCATGACCATCACACACACCACGAACACTCACATCAGGGGTATTACCACGACAGAGAGGAGCACTATGACGACGATGAGGGCAGTACAGAGAGCCATGAACCTGTGGACCCCACAG tgTCACCTGCAGCTGAACGGTTGCGCCACATACTGGGAGAAGATGACAGCACCCCGACACCCACAATATTCACCGAGATGGACACACTCCAGCATGAGGGGGGTGAATTAGAGTGGAAAGAGTCTGCGAG GTGGGTGAAGTTTGAAGAGAaagtagaagaaggaggagaaagatgGAGCAAGCCTCATGTGTCCACGCTGACCCTCCACAGCCTGTTTGAGCTCAGGACCTGCCTGCAGACAGGAAGCATCCTCCTGGATCTGGAGGGCTACTCGCTGCCACAGATCGTGG ATGAGATCGTGGATCGGCACATAGCTGACGGACTCCTCGCTCCAGACCTGAAAGAAAAGATCAGCTATGTGTTGCTCAGAAAGCATCGCCACCAGACTAAGAAACCAATCCACCGCTCGCTGGCAGACATAGGAAAGTCCTCCAATGCTGCTTCCA GCCGTAGTCCTCAGGTTAATCTGAGTCGTAGTACTAGTTCAGCTTCTGGGATCCACCGCTCCACAGAAGACCTACGCTCTCGGCAGTCAAGCAGCCTTGGCCGCCTGC atcaaacccAGAGCCGAAGCATGAATGATATTTCAGATACGCCGAGCACAGACCAG CTGAAGAATAAGTTCATGAAGAAGATTCCTCGAGATGCTGAGGCTTCCAATGTCTTAATTGGTGAGGTGGACTTTCTGGAGAAACCCTTTGTTTCCTTTGTCCGTTTGTCTCAGGCCACGACTCTGGGAGGCCTGACTGAGGTCCCAGTGCCGACCAG GTTCCTCTTCATCCTGCTGGGTCCTCCTGGAAAAACCAAGTCCTACAATGAGATTGGCAGAGCTATTGCTACGCTTATGGTGGATGAT CTGTTCAGTGATGTTGCATATAAAGCAAGGGACCGTGATGACCTGATAGCAGGTGTTGATGAGTTTTTGGACGAGGTGATCGTCCTTCCTCCAGGGGAATGGGATCCTAAAATCCGCATTGAACCTCCAAAGAAAGTTCCATCTGCAGAAATGAG GAAGTCAGTGCTGAACCTGAATGAGCTGGGTCAGATGAACGGCTCAGCTGGTGGGGCAGCAGGAGGAGAAGATGAGGACCTTCCAGCTCAACATGAACTGGGAGAGGAGCTGAAATTCACTGGGAG ATTTTGCGGTGGATTATGGTTGGACATCAAAAGGAAGCTCCCTTGGTATTGTAGCGATATCTACGATGGCTTCCATATCCAGTCCATCTCTGCTGTGCTGTTCATTTACTTGGGCTGCATCACCAACGCCATCACCTTCGGAGGACTGCTAGGCGACGCAACTGATAACTACCAG GGTGTGATGGAGAGTTTCCTGGGCACTGCTCTGGCAGGgacagtgttttgtttatttggtgGGCAGCCTCTCATCATCCTCAGTTCTACCGGACCCATTCTCATCTTTGAAAAACTGCTTTATGAATTTAGCAA GAATAATAGCATAGACTACATGGAGCTGCGTCTGTGGATCGGCCTTCACGCATGCTTCCAGTGTTTTGTGCTTGTTCTATCGGATGCCAGCTACATCATCAAGTACATGACCCGCTTTACTGAGGAGGGGTTCTCCAGCCTCATCTCCTTCATATTCATCTCAGATGCCATTAAGAAGATG GCCGGAGCCTTAAAATATTACCCAATCAACCGCGGCTTCAAACCTGATTACATCACATCTTACAAGTGTGAATGCATCGCTCCAGACCAGG CATCTGTTTTGGGCTTGAATGTTTCAGCTCCAGTCGCAGATGATAACATGACTCTACTG TTTAACTTGACAGACATGGACTGGACTCAGCTCAGTAAGAAAGAGTGTGAGAAATATGGCGGCGCACTGGTGGGAAACGCCTGTAAGTATGTTCCCGACCTGGCCCTTATGTCCTTCATCCTGTTCTTTGGCACCTACTCCATGACTGTTTCTCTCAAGAAGTTCAAGTTCAGCCGCTACTtcccaacaaag CTCAGGAAGCTTATCAGTGATTTTTCCATCTTCATGTCAATCATGTCCTTTGTGGGTCTGGATATGTTGATGGGGTTAGACACACCTAAACTAATTGTACCAACTGAGTTCAAG cCGACACGCTCTGACCGTGGCTGGTTGGTGATGCCGTTTGGTAAGAACCCCTGGTGGTGGTATGTGGCCAGCTTCATCCCTGCTCTCCTTGTCACCATCCTCATCTTCATGGACCAGCAGATCAGCGCTGTTATTGTCAACCGCAAGGAAAATAAACTTAAG AAAGGTTGTGGCTACCATCTGGACCTCTTCTGGGTGGGTATACTCATGGCGGTGTGTTCCTTCATGGGTCTGCCCTGGTATGTCGCAGCTACCGTCATCTCGATTGCTCACATAGACTCTCTGAAGATGGAGAGTGAGACCAGCGCCCCTGGAGAGCAGCCCCAGTTCCTCGGAGTCAG GGAGCAGAGACTGACAGGCATTTTGGTGTTTGTCCTGACTGGACTGTCCGTCTTCCTTGCTCCTATCCTTCAG TACATTCCCATGCCAGTCCTCTATGGAGTCTTCCTTTACATGGGAGTAGCCTCATTAAGTGGAATCCAG TTCTGGGAACGTATCAAACTGTATCTGATGCCACTAAAACACCAACCTGACTTCTCATTCCTGCGTCATGTTCCTCTGAGACGTGTCCATCTCTTCACCCTCGTCCAGATCGTCTGTCTCGCTGTCCTCTGGATCCTCAAGTCCACATTCCTGGCTATTATCTTTCCAGTAATG ATCCTGGGTCTGATGGTTGTGCGGAAGCTGCTGGATCTAATGTTCTCTCAGCATGACTTGGCCTGGCTGGATGACCTCCTGCCCGACAAAgataagaagaagaaggaggacgagaagaagaagaagaaagagaagaaggcaGCAGAACCGGAGAGCGATGAGGAG GAGATGAACCCGTACTCAACTGTCACGTCCGATCAAAATGAGCTAGACCGCAG CATCACCTTGCACCTGAAGATCTCCTGCCCCCCCTCACCTGCCCGATCCCAGATGAGCCTTGCCCCCGGGGACGCTCCTGCACACTCTCCGCCGCCGCCACAGCTTCCACCCGTGCCCCAGGTCCGCGTCCAGGTGGAGTCAGACTACGAGGAGTCTGACTTCTACTCCAAGAAACACCGCCTCTGCCCCCCTAATAATGAgcatccacctgaaatacacagaGACTTCTACCATAAACTGCGGGCTCACTTTGAGGACTCCTGTGCAGAAACGGTCCTGTAG
- the slc4a5b gene encoding electrogenic sodium bicarbonate cotransporter 4 isoform X2 translates to MDHHDWQRGRSRGHRHYDDDDEAQPVYIGVPVSHRRKRRRHHSYASNADREARHSHHDHHTHHEHSHQGYYHDREEHYDDDEGSTESHEPVDPTVSPAAERLRHILGEDDSTPTPTIFTEMDTLQHEGGELEWKESARWVKFEEKVEEGGERWSKPHVSTLTLHSLFELRTCLQTGSILLDLEGYSLPQIVDEIVDRHIADGLLAPDLKEKISYVLLRKHRHQTKKPIHRSLADIGKSSNAASSRSPQVNLSRSTSSASGIHRSTEDLRSRQSSSLGRLHQTQSRSMNDISDTPSTDQLKNKFMKKIPRDAEASNVLIGEVDFLEKPFVSFVRLSQATTLGGLTEVPVPTRFLFILLGPPGKTKSYNEIGRAIATLMVDDLFSDVAYKARDRDDLIAGVDEFLDEVIVLPPGEWDPKIRIEPPKKVPSAEMRKSVLNLNELGQMNGSAGGAAGGEDEDLPAQHELGEELKFTGRFCGGLWLDIKRKLPWYCSDIYDGFHIQSISAVLFIYLGCITNAITFGGLLGDATDNYQGVMESFLGTALAGTVFCLFGGQPLIILSSTGPILIFEKLLYEFSKNNSIDYMELRLWIGLHACFQCFVLVLSDASYIIKYMTRFTEEGFSSLISFIFISDAIKKMAGALKYYPINRGFKPDYITSYKCECIAPDQASVLGLNVSAPVADDNMTLLFNLTDMDWTQLSKKECEKYGGALVGNACKYVPDLALMSFILFFGTYSMTVSLKKFKFSRYFPTKLRSLISDFAIIISILIFCGLDCLLELETPKLHVPTEIKPTRSDRGWLVMPFGKNPWWWYVASFIPALLVTILIFMDQQISAVIVNRKENKLKKGCGYHLDLFWVGILMAVCSFMGLPWYVAATVISIAHIDSLKMESETSAPGEQPQFLGVREQRLTGILVFVLTGLSVFLAPILQYIPMPVLYGVFLYMGVASLSGIQFWERIKLYLMPLKHQPDFSFLRHVPLRRVHLFTLVQIVCLAVLWILKSTFLAIIFPVMILGLMVVRKLLDLMFSQHDLAWLDDLLPDKDKKKKEDEKKKKKEKKAAEPESDEEEMNPYSTVTSDQNELDRSITLHLKISCPPSPARSQMSLAPGDAPAHSPPPPQLPPVPQVRVQVESDYEESDFYSKKHRLCPPNNEHPPEIHRDFYHKLRAHFEDSCAETVL, encoded by the exons ATGGACCATCATGACTGGCAGAGAGGGAGAAGCAGAGGTCACAGGcactatgatgatgatgatg agGCTCAGCCAGTCTACATTGGTGTTCCAGTTTCTCACAGAAGAAAAAGGCGCAGACATCACTCCTATGCCAGCAATGCTGACCGTGAAGCACGTCACTCACACCATGACCATCACACACACCACGAACACTCACATCAGGGGTATTACCACGACAGAGAGGAGCACTATGACGACGATGAGGGCAGTACAGAGAGCCATGAACCTGTGGACCCCACAG tgTCACCTGCAGCTGAACGGTTGCGCCACATACTGGGAGAAGATGACAGCACCCCGACACCCACAATATTCACCGAGATGGACACACTCCAGCATGAGGGGGGTGAATTAGAGTGGAAAGAGTCTGCGAG GTGGGTGAAGTTTGAAGAGAaagtagaagaaggaggagaaagatgGAGCAAGCCTCATGTGTCCACGCTGACCCTCCACAGCCTGTTTGAGCTCAGGACCTGCCTGCAGACAGGAAGCATCCTCCTGGATCTGGAGGGCTACTCGCTGCCACAGATCGTGG ATGAGATCGTGGATCGGCACATAGCTGACGGACTCCTCGCTCCAGACCTGAAAGAAAAGATCAGCTATGTGTTGCTCAGAAAGCATCGCCACCAGACTAAGAAACCAATCCACCGCTCGCTGGCAGACATAGGAAAGTCCTCCAATGCTGCTTCCA GCCGTAGTCCTCAGGTTAATCTGAGTCGTAGTACTAGTTCAGCTTCTGGGATCCACCGCTCCACAGAAGACCTACGCTCTCGGCAGTCAAGCAGCCTTGGCCGCCTGC atcaaacccAGAGCCGAAGCATGAATGATATTTCAGATACGCCGAGCACAGACCAG CTGAAGAATAAGTTCATGAAGAAGATTCCTCGAGATGCTGAGGCTTCCAATGTCTTAATTGGTGAGGTGGACTTTCTGGAGAAACCCTTTGTTTCCTTTGTCCGTTTGTCTCAGGCCACGACTCTGGGAGGCCTGACTGAGGTCCCAGTGCCGACCAG GTTCCTCTTCATCCTGCTGGGTCCTCCTGGAAAAACCAAGTCCTACAATGAGATTGGCAGAGCTATTGCTACGCTTATGGTGGATGAT CTGTTCAGTGATGTTGCATATAAAGCAAGGGACCGTGATGACCTGATAGCAGGTGTTGATGAGTTTTTGGACGAGGTGATCGTCCTTCCTCCAGGGGAATGGGATCCTAAAATCCGCATTGAACCTCCAAAGAAAGTTCCATCTGCAGAAATGAG GAAGTCAGTGCTGAACCTGAATGAGCTGGGTCAGATGAACGGCTCAGCTGGTGGGGCAGCAGGAGGAGAAGATGAGGACCTTCCAGCTCAACATGAACTGGGAGAGGAGCTGAAATTCACTGGGAG ATTTTGCGGTGGATTATGGTTGGACATCAAAAGGAAGCTCCCTTGGTATTGTAGCGATATCTACGATGGCTTCCATATCCAGTCCATCTCTGCTGTGCTGTTCATTTACTTGGGCTGCATCACCAACGCCATCACCTTCGGAGGACTGCTAGGCGACGCAACTGATAACTACCAG GGTGTGATGGAGAGTTTCCTGGGCACTGCTCTGGCAGGgacagtgttttgtttatttggtgGGCAGCCTCTCATCATCCTCAGTTCTACCGGACCCATTCTCATCTTTGAAAAACTGCTTTATGAATTTAGCAA GAATAATAGCATAGACTACATGGAGCTGCGTCTGTGGATCGGCCTTCACGCATGCTTCCAGTGTTTTGTGCTTGTTCTATCGGATGCCAGCTACATCATCAAGTACATGACCCGCTTTACTGAGGAGGGGTTCTCCAGCCTCATCTCCTTCATATTCATCTCAGATGCCATTAAGAAGATG GCCGGAGCCTTAAAATATTACCCAATCAACCGCGGCTTCAAACCTGATTACATCACATCTTACAAGTGTGAATGCATCGCTCCAGACCAGG CATCTGTTTTGGGCTTGAATGTTTCAGCTCCAGTCGCAGATGATAACATGACTCTACTG TTTAACTTGACAGACATGGACTGGACTCAGCTCAGTAAGAAAGAGTGTGAGAAATATGGCGGCGCACTGGTGGGAAACGCCTGTAAGTATGTTCCCGACCTGGCCCTTATGTCCTTCATCCTGTTCTTTGGCACCTACTCCATGACTGTTTCTCTCAAGAAGTTCAAGTTCAGCCGCTACTtcccaacaaag CTCCGTTCCCTGATTAGTGATTTTGCCATCATCATTTCTATCCTGATCTTCTGTGGACTGGACTGCCTGTTGGAGCTGGAAACCCCCAAACTGCATGTGCCTACTGAGATCAAG cCGACACGCTCTGACCGTGGCTGGTTGGTGATGCCGTTTGGTAAGAACCCCTGGTGGTGGTATGTGGCCAGCTTCATCCCTGCTCTCCTTGTCACCATCCTCATCTTCATGGACCAGCAGATCAGCGCTGTTATTGTCAACCGCAAGGAAAATAAACTTAAG AAAGGTTGTGGCTACCATCTGGACCTCTTCTGGGTGGGTATACTCATGGCGGTGTGTTCCTTCATGGGTCTGCCCTGGTATGTCGCAGCTACCGTCATCTCGATTGCTCACATAGACTCTCTGAAGATGGAGAGTGAGACCAGCGCCCCTGGAGAGCAGCCCCAGTTCCTCGGAGTCAG GGAGCAGAGACTGACAGGCATTTTGGTGTTTGTCCTGACTGGACTGTCCGTCTTCCTTGCTCCTATCCTTCAG TACATTCCCATGCCAGTCCTCTATGGAGTCTTCCTTTACATGGGAGTAGCCTCATTAAGTGGAATCCAG TTCTGGGAACGTATCAAACTGTATCTGATGCCACTAAAACACCAACCTGACTTCTCATTCCTGCGTCATGTTCCTCTGAGACGTGTCCATCTCTTCACCCTCGTCCAGATCGTCTGTCTCGCTGTCCTCTGGATCCTCAAGTCCACATTCCTGGCTATTATCTTTCCAGTAATG ATCCTGGGTCTGATGGTTGTGCGGAAGCTGCTGGATCTAATGTTCTCTCAGCATGACTTGGCCTGGCTGGATGACCTCCTGCCCGACAAAgataagaagaagaaggaggacgagaagaagaagaagaaagagaagaaggcaGCAGAACCGGAGAGCGATGAGGAG GAGATGAACCCGTACTCAACTGTCACGTCCGATCAAAATGAGCTAGACCGCAG CATCACCTTGCACCTGAAGATCTCCTGCCCCCCCTCACCTGCCCGATCCCAGATGAGCCTTGCCCCCGGGGACGCTCCTGCACACTCTCCGCCGCCGCCACAGCTTCCACCCGTGCCCCAGGTCCGCGTCCAGGTGGAGTCAGACTACGAGGAGTCTGACTTCTACTCCAAGAAACACCGCCTCTGCCCCCCTAATAATGAgcatccacctgaaatacacagaGACTTCTACCATAAACTGCGGGCTCACTTTGAGGACTCCTGTGCAGAAACGGTCCTGTAG